The Thermomicrobium sp. 4228-Ro genome includes the window ATGGGTCTCATCATCGGCATCACGAGCTGGCCGTGGACTGCGCGCGCCGTGCGAGCCCAGACGAGCAGCCTCCGTGCACGTGAGCACCTCGATATTGCGCGCTTATCGGGCGCAAGCACTCTCTCACTGATTCTTTGGGACATTATACCATACATGTTCTCATACATCTTCATGGCATTCGTCTTACAGTTTGCGAGTGGAATCCTACAAGAGGCTGCACTGAGTCTTCTTGGACTCGGACCCAGCAATACGATTTCCCTCGGTATCATGTTACAATGGTCGCTTCTTTGGGAAGCGGTTCGCACCGGAGCGTGGTGGGCATTCTTTCCGCCGACTCTGCTCTTATCCGTGATCGCCTTCGCGCTCCTCCTGCTTCAGTCGAGCCTGGATGAACTGTTCAATCCGCGCCTTCGCAGGAACTAGAGACGGAGTTTTCCTATGCAGCCGATACTCGAAGTTTCGGGGGTCAGCGCTGCCTACCAGCTAGCCACTGGACAGCAGGTGCACGCTGTTGACCATGTTTCGCTCACCGTCATGCCCGGGGAGGTGCTCGGTATCGTCGGTGAATCCGGGTGTGGCAAGTCCACCCTCGCCTCCGTTCTCTCCTTCACTGCGCGTCCACCACTCCGCGTTCTCGCCGGGACGCTCTCGTTCGACGCAAAAACCGTGACGCTCGCGAGCGCCGACCGGATACCGAGCGACTGGCGTGGTCGTCTGATCGCTCTCCTTCCGCAGGGCGCGATGAACGCACTCAATCCGACGCTTCGGGTGCGCGACTTTGCGTACGACGTTCTTCGCTCCCACGACCCGAACGTCGATCGCCAGAGCGCCATCGAGCGCACTCGCGAACGGCTTGAACAACTGTCGCTGTCAGCCCGAGTCCTCGACGCCTATCCTCACCAGCTTTCCGGGGGGATGAAGCAGCGGGTGGTCGCTGTCATTTCGACTATCCTGAATCCCCGGATCTTGATCGCTGATGAACCGACCTCGGCACTCGATGTTTCTTCGCAGCGCGCTCTGGTACACTTACTCCTAGAGTTACTCGAACGACAGATCATCACGAGTATTCTTTTCATCAGCCACGATTTACCGCTTTTGAGCAACATTACGGATCGCATCGCCGTCATGTACGCAGGCGAAATTGTCGAACTGGGACAAACGCGGCAGATCGTGCACAGCCCCCAACATCCGTACACGCAAGCGCTCATTCGCGCGACGCTTGTTCCAGGCCGCATCAAGCGCGGGCAGCGAATCGAAGGCATCCCTGGACAGCCGCCCGACCTACGCCAACCGCC containing:
- a CDS encoding ABC transporter ATP-binding protein, with amino-acid sequence MQPILEVSGVSAAYQLATGQQVHAVDHVSLTVMPGEVLGIVGESGCGKSTLASVLSFTARPPLRVLAGTLSFDAKTVTLASADRIPSDWRGRLIALLPQGAMNALNPTLRVRDFAYDVLRSHDPNVDRQSAIERTRERLEQLSLSARVLDAYPHQLSGGMKQRVVAVISTILNPRILIADEPTSALDVSSQRALVHLLLELLERQIITSILFISHDLPLLSNITDRIAVMYAGEIVELGQTRQIVHSPQHPYTQALIRATLVPGRIKRGQRIEGIPGQPPDLRQPPPGCRFHPRCPYAFERCIKEHPPLQQIDGRLVACWWVFERLQLEPTKRDQ